In one Rhodococcus sp. B50 genomic region, the following are encoded:
- a CDS encoding cupin domain-containing protein: MSFRRVVTIERNNAALIVADKKIERLDAAGIDPIWRTDSIPELPNSGEVPNTVGFPGPGGVWVIGWVLEPGRIGDSDNGIVVMDEQAPGFHRTDSVDVHVLLEGSLVLELDNGVEIDLHAGDTVVVNGNTHRWHNRGQQTARALVTICGASRHDRQES; this comes from the coding sequence ATGAGCTTTCGTCGGGTCGTCACAATCGAACGCAACAACGCAGCCCTGATCGTCGCCGACAAGAAGATCGAGCGACTCGACGCCGCCGGCATCGACCCGATCTGGCGAACCGACTCCATTCCCGAACTCCCCAACTCCGGTGAGGTGCCGAACACTGTCGGCTTCCCTGGACCGGGCGGAGTCTGGGTGATCGGTTGGGTGCTCGAGCCCGGGCGGATCGGGGACAGCGACAACGGAATTGTCGTTATGGACGAGCAGGCGCCGGGATTTCACCGCACCGACTCGGTCGACGTGCACGTCCTGCTCGAAGGTTCGCTCGTTCTCGAACTCGACAACGGCGTGGAGATCGACCTGCACGCCGGCGACACCGTAGTGGTCAACGGCAACACCCACCGCTGGCACAACCGCGGACAACAGACGGCCAGGGCCCTCGTCACTATCTGTGGCGCCTCCCGCCACGACCGACAGGAGAGTTGA
- a CDS encoding cytochrome P450, which yields MTSTQLDIPAHLITDFDVYDPSLAVPVDVFQERVAALRKQGPILYSPHHGGHWVVTRYKEALQVLQDAETFSSFPNNLLNAAQGKFLPLELDPPEHGYYRQALQPLFSPKQMKALEPEIRKIITELIDGFADKGECEFIADFAHELPTRIFLALMGWPLSDAPQFTEWTDITLQGIPGASEAESADARAKAAGEIYEYFGKVVARVRSGDDTTGSLTAQIIDTPLDIGGTPRPLTDEELCRMFFLLLVAGLHTVQGALAWGLIHLSDNPEQRQAIIEDPSLIPSAVEEILRIETATSGGRRATRDIEIGGVSIRAGDQLLVVMTSANRDDDEFDDPDELQIGRHPNRHIGFGAGPHRCLGSHLARLELRLAMEEIHTRIPDYALVPDNPPVFHSSQVRGCEKLPITFTPSGR from the coding sequence ATGACCTCGACACAGCTCGATATTCCCGCTCACCTGATCACCGATTTCGATGTGTACGATCCGTCCCTGGCCGTACCGGTCGATGTGTTCCAGGAGCGGGTCGCCGCATTGCGCAAACAGGGGCCGATTCTCTACTCGCCACATCACGGCGGGCATTGGGTGGTCACGCGATACAAAGAAGCACTGCAGGTACTTCAAGATGCAGAGACATTCTCGAGCTTCCCGAACAATCTGCTCAATGCCGCACAAGGAAAGTTCCTTCCCCTCGAGCTCGACCCGCCCGAGCACGGCTACTACCGGCAGGCGTTACAGCCGTTGTTCAGCCCCAAGCAGATGAAGGCACTCGAACCCGAGATCCGAAAGATCATCACCGAGCTGATCGACGGGTTCGCCGACAAGGGCGAATGTGAATTCATCGCCGACTTCGCCCATGAACTGCCGACCCGGATCTTCCTTGCCCTGATGGGGTGGCCGCTCAGCGACGCGCCCCAGTTCACCGAGTGGACCGATATCACGCTCCAAGGCATCCCCGGCGCGAGCGAGGCAGAATCGGCCGATGCCCGCGCGAAGGCAGCCGGCGAGATCTACGAATACTTCGGGAAGGTGGTCGCGCGAGTCCGGTCCGGCGACGACACCACCGGAAGTCTTACAGCGCAGATCATCGATACCCCGCTCGATATCGGCGGCACACCGCGTCCCTTGACCGACGAGGAACTGTGCCGGATGTTCTTTCTGCTGCTCGTCGCGGGCCTGCATACCGTTCAAGGCGCACTCGCTTGGGGACTGATCCACTTGTCCGACAACCCTGAACAGCGGCAGGCGATCATCGAGGACCCTTCCTTGATCCCCTCGGCGGTGGAGGAAATTCTGCGGATCGAGACAGCGACGAGCGGTGGTCGTCGCGCGACCCGCGACATCGAGATCGGTGGCGTCTCCATCAGGGCCGGCGATCAACTCCTGGTGGTGATGACGTCGGCCAACCGCGACGACGACGAGTTCGACGATCCGGATGAACTGCAGATCGGACGGCATCCCAACCGGCACATCGGGTTCGGCGCCGGCCCGCATCGCTGCCTCGGTTCCCATCTGGCACGATTGGAGCTTCGACTCGCGATGGAGGAGATCCATACGAGGATTCCCGACTACGCACTCGTCCCGGATAATCCTCCGGTCTTCCACTCGTCCCAGGTGCGCGGATGCGAGAAGCTTCCTATCACGTTCACACCGTCGGGGCGTTGA
- a CDS encoding MFS transporter, whose amino-acid sequence MTERTTAPADNATTTSSEPARADSRRASRAAFVGTLLEYYDFSLYASAASVVFASVFFTGSSPLLGTLQAVGTFAVGFLVRPVGGVILGSLGDRLGRKKILVFTLILMGVATLLVGMLPGYDQIGWAAPALLVFLRILQGIGASGEYGGAALVAVEFSPEKKKGLMGSLPGMGAALGGVLGTLSLLVVSSLMSQESFLAWGWRIPFLCSVVILAYGLWLRRSLPETPAFRKIEESKTVSKSPLLDVIRRQPRALLTVLVMTIGQTGIGYFYIVFMGTFGTNQLGYGGTEVLIGLIAAQLTNAILIPMFGSLSDRVGRAPVIMFGFLYSAVFAWVGISMLSGVGTPPLLYWVIMAAGNGIGVAAIFGPMGAYVIELFHTQHAYSGLGLGREAGNALGAAFVPVIAVALAFDDTTIWLSLLICVVSLLGFGATVLSRTRSSADATQDDRTPITA is encoded by the coding sequence ATGACCGAACGTACGACCGCTCCCGCGGACAATGCCACGACGACGAGCTCAGAACCCGCCCGCGCAGACTCCCGCCGCGCAAGCCGTGCCGCATTCGTGGGCACCTTGCTCGAATACTACGACTTCAGCCTCTATGCCTCGGCCGCATCGGTGGTGTTCGCCTCCGTATTCTTCACCGGCTCGAGCCCCCTTCTGGGAACACTGCAGGCGGTGGGCACCTTCGCCGTCGGCTTCCTTGTCCGACCCGTGGGTGGGGTGATCCTCGGCAGCCTCGGCGACCGCCTCGGCCGCAAGAAGATCCTCGTCTTCACCCTCATCCTGATGGGTGTCGCCACCCTACTCGTCGGCATGCTTCCGGGCTATGACCAGATCGGCTGGGCTGCACCGGCTCTGTTGGTCTTCCTGCGCATCCTCCAGGGCATCGGAGCCAGTGGTGAATACGGAGGCGCCGCTCTGGTCGCCGTCGAGTTCTCCCCTGAGAAGAAGAAAGGGTTGATGGGCTCACTGCCCGGCATGGGTGCGGCACTCGGCGGTGTGCTGGGCACACTGTCGCTGCTCGTGGTGTCGTCTCTGATGTCCCAGGAGAGTTTCCTTGCCTGGGGATGGCGCATCCCGTTCCTGTGCAGCGTCGTCATCCTCGCCTACGGCCTGTGGCTCCGTCGCAGCCTGCCCGAGACACCGGCATTCCGGAAGATCGAGGAGAGCAAGACCGTCTCGAAGAGCCCTCTGCTCGATGTGATCCGCCGGCAACCGCGTGCCCTGCTGACCGTGCTCGTGATGACCATCGGCCAGACCGGCATCGGCTACTTCTACATCGTCTTCATGGGCACCTTCGGAACCAACCAACTGGGTTACGGCGGAACCGAAGTCCTGATCGGTCTCATCGCGGCACAGCTGACCAATGCCATACTGATCCCGATGTTCGGTTCCCTCTCGGACCGGGTCGGGCGGGCCCCGGTGATCATGTTCGGCTTCCTCTACAGCGCCGTGTTCGCCTGGGTCGGCATCTCGATGCTCTCCGGTGTCGGGACACCCCCACTGCTGTACTGGGTGATCATGGCTGCCGGCAACGGCATCGGCGTCGCCGCCATCTTCGGACCGATGGGCGCCTATGTGATCGAGCTGTTCCACACCCAGCACGCCTACAGTGGCCTCGGCCTGGGCCGGGAAGCCGGCAATGCCCTCGGAGCGGCATTCGTCCCGGTCATCGCGGTTGCCTTGGCGTTCGACGACACCACGATTTGGCTGAGCCTTCTGATCTGTGTCGTCTCGCTGCTCGGATTCGGGGCGACCGTCCTGTCCCGTACCCGATCCTCGGCCGACGCGACCCAAGACGACAGAACGCCGATCACCGCATAA
- a CDS encoding SDR family NAD(P)-dependent oxidoreductase yields MGDASSPSVRTLSGRRVQEAGLGRLRRSHCGQPQRRVLLHALRVAGDVRRRGRVVFVNSASGGRRPSPGMSAYSAAKAGFVGVTKSTALEVAHRSITVNCVMPGFVATNIGVFVIPSGYRHCRHGFESRTVAASVFSPE; encoded by the coding sequence ATGGGGGACGCGTCGTCGCCATCCGTGCGAACTCTCTCCGGCCGCCGCGTCCAGGAAGCAGGGCTCGGAAGACTTCGACGAAGTCATTGCGGTCAACCTCAACGGCGCGTTCTACTGCACGCACTTCGCGTTGCCGGTGATGTGCGACGCAGGGGCCGAGTCGTCTTCGTCAACAGTGCATCGGGTGGACGGCGTCCGTCCCCGGGGATGAGCGCTTACTCAGCCGCCAAGGCAGGGTTCGTGGGAGTGACGAAGTCGACGGCTCTTGAGGTCGCACATCGCAGCATCACGGTCAATTGCGTGATGCCGGGATTTGTCGCGACGAACATCGGCGTGTTCGTAATTCCTTCCGGCTACCGGCATTGCCGGCACGGTTTCGAATCCCGCACCGTGGCAGCGTCTGTGTTCAGTCCGGAATGA